Below is a window of Agathobacter rectalis ATCC 33656 DNA.
ATCATGAGTGTATCCGTATATTGCCGGGATGAGCACTACGATGAAAATCACTGCAAGTATCTTATAATGATTTGTTACCCAGCTTGCAATCCTGGAAACATCAGGCATGAGAATCTTGTGCTTTGTCTTCTCGATTACCTTATCACATGCAAGAATCAGTGCAGGGAGAATTGTTACACATCCGATAACTCCGAATACAACACCCTTTGCCATTACGATTCCCAGGTCAAGTCCAAGTGTAAAGCTCATGAAGCAGAGAGCTACGAAGCCTGCGATTGTTGTGATTGAGCTTCCTGTTACTGAGACAATTGTGTGGGAAATGGCATGTGCCATGGCTCGCTTCTTGTCTCCGTCATATCTGTCTATCTGCTCCTGATAGCTGTGCCACAGGAAAATCGAATAATCCATTGTTACGGCGAGCTGCAATACTGCTGTCAGTGCCAGTGTCAGGTATGAAATCTGTCCCTGTATAAAGTTTGTTCCCAGGTTATAGATAATAGCCATTCCTATGCTTAGGAGGAATAACATCGGAACAATTATTGAATCCATTGTAATTCCCATGACAAGCATTGAAAGCAATGCTGCTATGATGACATATATAGGAGCCTGCTGCATAACAAGTGTCTTTGTATCTGCGTTGACCGCTGCCATTCCTGCTACGAAGCAGTGGTTTTTCACCATCTTATCCATCTTGTTGACGGCTTCCATTGTCTCATCCGAACCCATTGTGTCACTGTAGGTGACGAGCATGAGCTGGCTGTTTGCATCCTTGTTGTTGAATGCATCATACACCTCATCCGGAATTGCCTCTCTTGGCAATGTGGAATCAGCGATTGTTCCGTACCAGATGACATCATTTACACCCTTAAGGTCCTCTATGTCATCTGCCAGAGTCTCTATGTCCTGATCCTTCATATCCTCTAAGATCACAAATGACAACGCTCCGGTTCCAAACTCATCTACCATGATATCCTGACCCTTCATAGTCTCTATCTGGCTTGGCAGATAAGAAAGGATATCAAAGTTGATTCTCGTGTTGATAAAGCTGATGCCCGACGGTATAAGCAGTGCAAATGCAACTATCAGTATCAGCACACGATGTTTTACGACTCCTTTTCCAAATTTAATCATTAGATTCACCACTCTTTCTTTTATTCGTATTGAAGTATAAAAAAAAAGACCGAATAAATAAATATTCAATCTCTTCGATTTGTCATGTGAGATATACAAATCCATCAATTTGTATATCCGATATGACACATATATGATATTGTATTTGATTTCTGACACTTTTTCACAGCATTTTCATATTTATATGAACACATGCCTCTTTATGATTCTGCTTTATGAGCTTGCTTAAGCCGTCATTTTCCATGGCAATTGTCCTCTACAGCTCACTTAGTATATCATCCATTGAGCGCGTAATCAGATACATGTACGCCTCAGCCATCTCCTTCGGCTCAATATCATCCATGCCCTGGGCTATCCAGCCCTCCGTGATAAAGCACAACGACTGCGCATAATATGTAGAAATCACCTCCGGTGTGAGCCAGCGGTATTTGGATTTCTTTCCTGTACTCTTTTCGTTTATGATATTCATAAACATCTCGTAGACGCACTTCATGGCAATCTGATTAAACGTCACTGCACCCTCCAGCTTTAGTGCTTTCTTGTAAAAAACACTGTTTGCCGAGATATTATTGAGCATCAGCACAATCGCTTCAAAAATCATTCCGGCATTGAGCAGTGGCTTGATGGGCTCAAGCAGCTCGCTTTTGATAATCCACTCTATCAGCTCGTACTTGTCCTGAAAATGATTGTAAAACGTAGGGCGGATAACTCCGGCCTTGTCCGTTATCTCTTTAATTGTAATCTTATCGATTGGCTTTTTCGCCGAAAGCTCTATAAGGCTCTCAGCGAGCACCAGATCTATTGCATTCTTACCTTGCTGTGTCATTACTCATCAAACTCCATCGTGACAAAGTAGCCCTTCTCAGTCTCCCTCACATCCACGACATCGCCCTCACGGCTTTTGAGCCTCTCGCTGACCACGTAGTTTCCCGACATGGCAATCGCATGCTCTATCGTATAATAATATGAAGTAGGAAGCTTGCTCTCTGTTACCTTCAGATGGTCACCGACCTTGGTAAGTCCGGGTCTCTCCATCTTAAACTCCATCCGACGCATTCTGCCGCCTTTCTGTTACTGCTTAATTGTCCTCTTTTCTGTCCTCAACAAACGTTGCCTCAAACTCCTTTTGCTTGTTGTAGGCGCTCTCAGCCTTTGTGGCACGGCTTGTAATCCAGATATTGGATACTCCGTTGAAAATCAGTATGATACCGACAACAACAGTGGCTGTCTTCATTACATCAAATGCATTTGTCACACAGATTATTCCAAAAATCAGACTGATTATTGAAAAAATCAGGCCGACACTCCAGCCTCCGTAACCGTATTTTCTGGCATCCACTGCCTCAATAATGCTCCTGATGCTGTGAAAAATGAGCACCAGACCGATGACTATAGGTATCAGGCTCACCACAACCTTTGGCTGTACCAGAAACCATATACCCACTGCCAAAACCACAAGCCCCAGCATCGCTGAAAAACCATTCGTAACTATATTCAAAAAATAGCTGCACATATAGACCACTCCGATGATGATAAGCACTACCGCAAGCACATTGGCCACAATCGTGAGCACCGAAGCTCTCCATATGATAAACACCAGTCCCAGCGCTATGCAAAGCACTGATGACAGTAGAAAATCAGCCTTTATTCTGCCTAAAAACTCCTTCATACACGACCTCCTTTATATATCCTGCCCTACATTACTTTTCTAATTCTGTTCCTCTGCACTTTTCTTAACCAGGTCAAGAACAGTCTGAAGCTCAGCACCCTCAACCGGTGCAGCTCCATATCCAAGACGCTTGTAATCCTCTGTAATCTCAGCCAGCTCAGTAGTTTTATCGCCCTTCGCATCAATTACAAAATATCTGCCCTGTGACGCAGCATCATCCCACACGAGATAAGCACGGATTGCGCAGTTTGGAGCCATATCTCTTGTCGGGAAATCGACTCTGGTGACATTAAGCGTATCAGAAATCTGCATAGACATAACAGAGAAATCCTCCTCCATATATGGATACATACGCTTCTGCTGATATGCCTCCTCGTACAGCTCATCTATTAGCTTTTCCTTCTCATCGGCAAGTCGGTCCATGAACTCTTTGCCGCCCTCAAACATCTTTGCCGGCAGGAAAATATGCTCATACTGCATACGCTCAAAGATGACATACTGCTCTGCTGTCATCTGTACAGTCTTGCCCTTTGTCGGTGATGTAGGATGTCCCTCTCTTCTGGCCTTTTCCACTGCCTCAATCTTTTCTACAAGAGGCTTTTTGAAAATCAGATTGTGAGTGAACGGGTTGAATGCGATACCATTAATCTTTGACTCTTTATTTGCCACCATATTGTTGACTGCAAGAAACGGCATATTTACAATGCATGGTGACGGATGATCCTTAGAAAGCTGTGCCTTTGAGGTATAAATCGGCATGAAAGCCTCTCCCTCACCGTTTTTAATAAATAGCGGAATCGGCTTGTTGTTCTCTCCGACATTTGCAGGTACCAGGAATCTGCTCTTAGTGCATTTTTCAATGAGCTTATTGAGCGTCTCCGCCTTTTTGTCGCTTGAATACTGTGTCATCAGCGCCTCAACCTCCGGGTTTTGCACCTCAAGAGTGAAGGCCGGATCATCCTTTAATTTATTTTTGATTTTATTTTTATCCATTTATACTGCTTCTCCTTATATTAAATGCCCGGATTTACATCCAGGCATTATTTTAACACATTTCTTTTATCAACTCAACAATCTTAGTGTCTCTTGCTATCCATTCTTTATCAAGAAAAGCGCTGTTGGCCTTTATTATCTCATCCGGCGTAGCCCATGACAGATGATACTCAAGCCTTATCTCGCTGTCTGTCATCTGTGCTGCCACATGCTCGTCCTTCACATCACAGAAATACACGTAGGTGTGACAGTAATATATCTTGTCAGCCTCAAATATATCGCGCCTCTTTTCTATGACCTTTCCGCACTCCCTGATGCTTTCCGGCACGACAAGAAGCCCTGCCTCCTCGCGCACCTCCCGTGCCAGCGCCACCTCGTTGCTCTCGCCTGCATCGATGCCGCCGCCCAGTATCTTGTAGTAGCCCTCACCGGCCTGCTGCATGGCAAGCTTTCCGTCTCTGATAATAACCGCGCGCACCGCGAAGCGCTCAAATACCTCCATATCATCGGAATAATTGTGTTTGTCAAATGTATATAGCGTTCTCATGTTTGTCCTCCGTGTATTGGTATTATTCTACACCATTTGCACGTAAGATGGAATATGTTTTTCTTCATTAATACCGTTGATTTTACGCTTACACTCGCGACAACAAACAAACCGTTTCAAGTGTCGGAAACTTTTCCAAGGTAACAGTATGCTCATCAGACTACTCTTTATCCAAAGAAATACCATCAATTCGAACTACTTCCTTGCCATCTCTAAGAACCGGTATCGTAAATTGAAACTTGATATTCCTAATCCAATTACCATCTTCTCGTCTTTCTGGAAATATATCAATACGCTCAATAAATGCCTGCATAAACTGTTTCTTTTCAGCATCAATCTGATTTTTCTTAAGTTCATATACCCGAGACTTCAAATCTGCGATTGCCTCTTCCACTTCATCTATTTTATCATATTGGGTATCTAATCGTCTCTGTAAATCTGAAATTTTTTATCGTAATGAATATCTGTAGCATCCAGATTATCCATACACGAGTATATATGTAACATCTTGTTTTCTTCTTCAATAATCTCACACTCCTATTTCGGTAATACTAATGCCGAATTTTTCAATAATCCTGCAATAACAGAGTTGTATTTGGCTATTCCGTAATCCTCAACAATGCTTGTTATTCTAGCCCCGGCATCCTTGGAAGAAGCACCACACAGAAAGACTCTCTCATCCGCCGTTCCATAATCCAGCACGATAAACCGATCATGGAATATGCCACCAGTCTTCTTCATTGACAGTTTTACAGTTGGATATTCCTTACGGAAATCCGTATATTCTATGTTGTGAAGTTTATTATTCCCAACATTATCGCTAAATAAAATAATATTTACTCCTGTTGGAGAATTCTTAAGATGTACCAGCGTTCTTAAACCAATGTAATTATCAACCACATATATTGATGACTTTGCCTGCCTGTAAATAGACTCGTAAACCTCATCCGCACTACTAAATTTTGCATTAAACATAAGCCATTTTTCATCATCATCTGAAATAAAACTGTTCATCATATCCGCAAGTTCAGATTTCGTCACTACATCCTTCAATCCTTCTGCAACATCAGAAATCTGTTTTTCAAGAGATATCATATCAGAATTGATTTTGCTGATTTCAATTCTGTTATTTGCAGTCTCCATACTTAACTGAAGTAATTCTCTCTGACCGATTAAATCACGATTTTCTAATATGTAATCTTTCATTCTTTTGAAGGTTCTTATTAATGCCTTACTCTGTTTAACAGCCAATGGCCCTTTTAAAACAGTCATCAGCATATATAGTCCTTGCTCTGTAAATACATGAGGATTATATCTACTCTTACTGTTAAGATTTGCGGTCAAAAAATTTGACCGCAAATCTTCTACCTCATCATCCGTTAATTCAAACATAAAATCTTCATCAAATTTCTCAATATTATTTTTTACCTGTTGGTTGAATGCTTTTGTGGTATAACCATATATTTCAGAAAGATCTGAGTCTAAGATTACTCTTTGACCTCTGATTTCATAAATTCTTTCTTTCATATACTCTTCTGTAATTTCAATTACTGCAATCTCTTCTTTCTTCTCTTCTGCCATAAGATTTCCTTCCTTGTCTTGCGGTCACAATTTGTGACCACAAAATCCATACAACCATTTTACGCAATAAAAATGATCTACTCATCAACTTCCACTTTCCTCATCTTGTCATAATACGCTTTATACCTGTAAATCGTTCTCTCACTGACATTATTCCTTCTTGCAATCTCTATCATAGTCATTCCACTTTCATAACCGGCAACAAAATCATTGTAGATTGCCATCCATTTTGCATTATGCTTCTGCCTTCCGCTTAATTTACGATTTTTATAATATTCCAGTTCTTCGCGCAGCTCGGCGTTTTCATTTTCTAATTCTTCAATTCTTTTTAATGCTTTCTCAAGTGTTATTACCTTCTCCACTTCTTTGTCCCTCCGTTCATGTCATTTTCGTTTTGTCTATATTATATATTGCTAATCAGTATTAGTCAATTTGATTTTGTCATACAGGAACACTTTTCATATTCATAATACTTCTTTCTCATTTCTGCTCCACTTTCCGTACATAATTTGTTTTGGCAGCCAATTTGAATTATCTAGAAATCTATATTGATGAATTTAACGATAAGGGAATTCAGATAGCAAATGCTTTTCTTGATGTAATGAGATGCAAATTAACAGAGCTTGGTGCCGATTCTACTGATGCATTTGCAAGCATATTTGATAATTCACACATTGAAGCAGAACAATATTATATGAATATTCTGTCAGAAGATTTGAAACCGATTGTCTCTGACCTGCGAAATATTCATATGAAAGATAGCAATACCGCCAGCGACATTGACTATCAAAGCATGGTCAAAAATATCATTGATTAAAAGAAATATTTTCCCGTTCCAAACCGGCAAAGGAGCATCGGAAGTTGAGACGGAGGAATCCAAAATTGTAAAATCAAATTACTCCCTGTTTCTTCTTAGCCCTATTGTCACCACCAAAACGTGAAATCGGTGGCATAAGTTTATCTATGTCCGTTCCGGCTGTTTTGATTTCTCCATCCTTATCTCTAGATTAGATAAGATAGATATTATTCTTATCAGTCTAAATACTTCATTACCTTGTCCTTTGAACACTCCAAGGCGACCAAAAAGGACATCCCTTGACCCGTAATAATTACGGTTCAGGAATGTCCTTTTTACGCTTCTTTCTTCTCCGGTGTGCATTGTGGCTGTCTCGCATTTTTTGATTTAGGTAAATTAAAATTCTCTCCAACATCCAGTCCGCATTTCTTTTTAATCTGTGCAATATACCGCGAAGAAACCTTAAGTCCAGTCTGTTCCAACACATAAGCCTTTATCTGATTATACGTTGCCTTTCCTTTGAACTCTGATAAATCTATATTCTCTTAAGAGAAGTCAACGTTCACTTTTCTACTGTCGACCAGTCTCCGTTCCACTTCGGTCCGCGCTGAGCAAAGGTCCACCGGACCTTTAGCGCCCTTGGAAAGTAAGACAACAAACCGTTTCAATGTGGCTTGTAAATGGAAAACAGTCATATGGTGTTGCACGCTTCACTGTATATCCATGCTTTGTGAGATACTTTAAATCCCTCGCCAGTGTTTCCGGACCACATGACACATACACCACTCTCTCCGGTGACAGCTTGACAACCGATGATAAAAATGCCTCGTCGCTGCCGGTTCTTGGAGGATCCATTATGACAACATCCGCTTTCTCACCCTTTTGTGCCATCTCAACCATGAATTTTCCGGCATCGTCATTGTAGAAGCGGATATTTCTGATGTCGTTTCGCTTTGCATTGATGACTGCATCGCGGATTGCATCACGGTTTAGCTCGACCCCGATGACTTCACCTGCATTTTTCGCTGCTATGATGCCTATTGTTCCGGTGCCGCAGTATGCATCGATTATGCGCTCCTTGCCGGTGAGGTGTGCCTCATGAATGGCTTTTTCGTATAAAAGCTCCGTCTGTACCGGATTCACCTGATAAAACGAGCCTGGTGAGATGCGAAAGGTGCAGCCGCACAGCTTATCCTCTATGAAGCCCTTGCCATAAAGCGTGATGTTTCTGTCTCCGAGCACCATGCTTGTCTTTTTATCATTCACGTTGAGCACCACTGTCGTGATATTGGGATGCTTTTTCCTGAGTGCTTTTACGAAATTATTCTTCGATGGAAGTATCGGCGATGCCAGGACAAGCACTACCATTATCTGCCCTGTTGCATAACCCTTTCTTACAAGCACATGTCTGAGAAGCCCATAGCCGGTGTCCTCATCATAGGTCTTTATCCTGAATGAGCGGAGCATATCCTTTATGTCCCTTATTATCTCATCTGACTCCTGCTCCTCTATCATGCAGCTTTCTATATCCACCACATCATGTGTGTTTTTCCTGTAGGCTCCCGCCACAATCTGACCGCGCCTCGTACAGTCAAAGGCTGCATGAACCTTGTGACGATAATAGAGCGGATTTTTCATGCCGACAATCGGCTCCACAAAGCAAAAAGGCTTTAGCAGCTTTTTCATGTATGCCTGCTTGGTTTTTAACTGTTCCTTATATTCTACGCCCTGATAGTCGCATCCGCCACATTTCTTCGCATACGGACATACGTTATCGCTCTTTGCCCGGCTGCTTTTCTCCTTTAGTCTCGGCTGTCCGTTGGCTTTTTTGTATTTCTTCTCATTACGCGTGGGGTTTTCCCTGTAATTGCCTTGATTTCCCGCCATATCTGCGCTCCTTAAAATCAGCTGTGCTGATTACTTGCCGTATGTATTATATAAATACACATGATTATCTATACAGTGCCATCCGCTTGAAGCGCCTGCTGTCACACATATATATGTCTTTCCGCTTGCTGCCTTCTCATAGCTGACCGCACAGTTGCCGGACTGATTTACAAAGCCTGTCTTTGCACCGATTACCTCGCCACTTGTCATCCTGTCCTCTATTCGGCGCAGGAACAGATTTGATATGTTCAGGTTCTCCGGATGCTGCGGTGTTGCAGCCGTGCTATATGTATGATTTGAAAGTACTGTTTTACAAATGTCGTCCTGCATCGCTGCCTGCATGATGACCGCCATATCATAGGCTGTGCTGTAATTGTTCTCATCATATATGCCGACAGGGTTTGCAAAATGTGTGGTCTGGCCTATACCAAGCTCTGCTGCCTTCTGGTTCATCATATCGACAAATGCTTCCATGGAGCCTGCTGTATAAACCGCAAGCTGATATGCCGATTCTCCACCTGATGGCAGGATGGTTCCGTTAAACACATCGCGAAGAGGCACCTGCTCACCGTCTAAAAAGCCTGTTGTACTGCAATCATGCACATATGAATAATCTGTGGCTTCTCTTGTAATTGTAACAACCTCGTTGAGCTTGTTTTCTATCACAGCCTGCCTGTCTATTTCGGTGTTTTCATTCTCCGCTGCAGCAATTGCATTTTTCTCAGCCTGCTCTGCTGCTACAAGCACTGTCATAACCTTTGTCATGGAAGCCGGATACATTTTCTCATGAGCATTTTTTCCCGCAACAACTGTGCCGTCCTGCTCATCAATCACTACGGCATAAGAGCTCTCAAGCTCATCTCCGATTGCTGCTGTAGCATCAGACTCCTTTGGTGCAAAGAGCTCCTTTGCTTCCTCTGTCTCACTTACCTGCTCAGTCACACCGGTCACATTTTCTGTGGCCGTTCCTGTGTCTTTTGCCTTATTACTGTCTTTTTTTGTTTTATTAAAGCACGATATAACTATTATAATCGCTATAACGACTATCACAGCCACTATTCCTACAAGCTTAATCTGTGAAGCTCTTGTATTTTGTCTGCGGCGTCTGTAATTTTTTCTGCTATTATTTCTCATATCCAATCCCTGTCTCGTTGTAACTATTCATCCCACGCACATTCGCAAAACCACACTTGAATAATCACATTTCATTTTTATACTGTAACCTATTTAGTATACTCCCTATCCGGAAGCTGTGCAATAATTATCGCAATAAACATGAGCACACATCCAAAAATTTCTCTGCCACCTAGCATCTGGCCCAGCAGAATCCATCCTGCAATCACAGAAACCACCGACTCAAGACTCATCGCCACCGATGCCACCGCCGGGTTTAAGCCCTTTTGTCCGACAATCTGCAGCGTATAGCCCACTCCGCTTGAGAAAATACCGGCATAGAGAATCGGAATCCATGCATCCCATGTGCAAAGCGACTGTGCCCACTGTGCTAAGCCGCCGGCAGACGGTCCCATATCTGTAAAAATCATCACTATACATGAGCCAAGTCCGGTGACAAAAAACTCAATACATGAGAGTCTGACCGCATCTACATGTGACACGAAATGGTCAATCACAAGTATCTGTATCGCAAAGCACAATGCCCCTGCCAACAGGAGCAAATCCGAGCCACTAAGTGAAAATGTCCCATTCATACACAGAAAATACATGCCTATCAGTGCAATAAATACACCTATCCATATTTTGACTCCGCATTTTCTTTTAAGGAAAATCCCTAGTATAGGCACCATAAGTATATATGTAGCTGTAAGAAATCCTGCCTTGCCGGATTCTGCGCCCATGCTGATTCCAAGCTGCTGCAGGTTGCTCGCAAAGAAAAGTGCTATTCCACAACAGCTTCCGGCTATCCAAAGCTCTTTCTTTTGCTTTTTGCTTTCAGGTCTGTTTACCGTCAGCTCTTTCTTATCCAGTATTTTTATGACCGGCAGAAGGCAGAGCGCACCAATAAGGAAGCGGATGCCGTTGAATGAAAATGCTCCAACTGCATCCCCTCCCTTTGACTGCGCTACAAAGGCTATTCCCCAGACTATATCTGCCAAAAACAAAATAAAGACATGTCTTGTCTTTGAGGCTGTATTCATTATAATAGTTCCTCCGTGTTATTAAAATCAGAGATATTATATCACCGACTGCCTTAAATTGCATACTTAAATATGCTGTTACATATCGTTTGTATATGAAATTATACAAAAAACAGGCGGCAAACACCCTCTTTGGGTATTCGCCGCCTGTCTTTATATCTTATTGCGTAACACTATTATTTACGCTATTCTGCCAGCTTAAAATGCTTTATCTCTCCGTTTCCTGCCACATAGAAATCATTATCCTTGTAAATGCCTCTGTAGCCTTCTGTATTTTTATAGGTCAGTGCCTGCTGCTCCAAAAGACTAAAGCCGTTTTCACTGTCATACGAATACAGATAGTAGTCATTCGCAGTAAATCCTATCATATTTTTCTCCGGGTCAGCAAGAATAGCCTTGTAGTTGTATACAAACTCATTACTCCAGCTCTCAGAACTGTCGATAAGCTTCTGGTTCACCTCAACCGGCTTTGTCGGATCGCTCACATCAAACATAGTAAGCTTTATCTTACTCTGCTGCGAATCACCATAGCCTATTCCAAGTACGTGCGTATCATCCCACATATGCAGATATTCAGAAAATCCACTCACCTCAAGCTCTCCCAAAAGCTTTGGCGCTGTCGGGTCGGATATATCTGCCACAAAAAGAGGATCTGTCTGCCTGTATGTGATGAAATATACATATTTTCCGACGAAACGGGCTGCATAGATGCTCTCCCCACGCGCAATCTCATTTATCACACCGACCTCATTCATATCCTTATCCAGCACATGAAGCGAATTGACAGGCTG
It encodes the following:
- a CDS encoding efflux RND transporter permease subunit, with translation MIKFGKGVVKHRVLILIVAFALLIPSGISFINTRINFDILSYLPSQIETMKGQDIMVDEFGTGALSFVILEDMKDQDIETLADDIEDLKGVNDVIWYGTIADSTLPREAIPDEVYDAFNNKDANSQLMLVTYSDTMGSDETMEAVNKMDKMVKNHCFVAGMAAVNADTKTLVMQQAPIYVIIAALLSMLVMGITMDSIIVPMLFLLSIGMAIIYNLGTNFIQGQISYLTLALTAVLQLAVTMDYSIFLWHSYQEQIDRYDGDKKRAMAHAISHTIVSVTGSSITTIAGFVALCFMSFTLGLDLGIVMAKGVVFGVIGCVTILPALILACDKVIEKTKHKILMPDVSRIASWVTNHYKILAVIFIVVLIPAIYGYTHDQVYYDLAGTMPDSAYSKQANERLDKEYAMGATHIIIAPSDMSKADSISMIDDIKKVDGVKLAVSLDSILGPTIPDDMVPDEAKEIFKNGDYQMMLVSSKYETASDEVNNQITEIKKIVKNYSKDAMLIGEAPCTKDLITITDTDFKRVSAVSIVLIFLIILIVFKSVSLPIILVAVIEFAIFVNMGIPGFTGTKLPFIASIVIGTIQLGATVDYAILMTTKYRKNRYTGMDKKPAITKALADSTNSVIVSALCFFAATFGVGLYSNIDMISSICILLARGAIISMFVVVFILPSMFMIFDKVICATSAGFKNKNLTA
- a CDS encoding TetR/AcrR family transcriptional regulator C-terminal domain-containing protein, producing the protein MTQQGKNAIDLVLAESLIELSAKKPIDKITIKEITDKAGVIRPTFYNHFQDKYELIEWIIKSELLEPIKPLLNAGMIFEAIVLMLNNISANSVFYKKALKLEGAVTFNQIAMKCVYEMFMNIINEKSTGKKSKYRWLTPEVISTYYAQSLCFITEGWIAQGMDDIEPKEMAEAYMYLITRSMDDILSEL
- a CDS encoding HdeD family acid-resistance protein; protein product: MKEFLGRIKADFLLSSVLCIALGLVFIIWRASVLTIVANVLAVVLIIIGVVYMCSYFLNIVTNGFSAMLGLVVLAVGIWFLVQPKVVVSLIPIVIGLVLIFHSIRSIIEAVDARKYGYGGWSVGLIFSIISLIFGIICVTNAFDVMKTATVVVGIILIFNGVSNIWITSRATKAESAYNKQKEFEATFVEDRKEDN
- a CDS encoding SseB family protein, with the protein product MDKNKIKNKLKDDPAFTLEVQNPEVEALMTQYSSDKKAETLNKLIEKCTKSRFLVPANVGENNKPIPLFIKNGEGEAFMPIYTSKAQLSKDHPSPCIVNMPFLAVNNMVANKESKINGIAFNPFTHNLIFKKPLVEKIEAVEKARREGHPTSPTKGKTVQMTAEQYVIFERMQYEHIFLPAKMFEGGKEFMDRLADEKEKLIDELYEEAYQQKRMYPYMEEDFSVMSMQISDTLNVTRVDFPTRDMAPNCAIRAYLVWDDAASQGRYFVIDAKGDKTTELAEITEDYKRLGYGAAPVEGAELQTVLDLVKKSAEEQN
- a CDS encoding NUDIX hydrolase, with product MRTLYTFDKHNYSDDMEVFERFAVRAVIIRDGKLAMQQAGEGYYKILGGGIDAGESNEVALAREVREEAGLLVVPESIRECGKVIEKRRDIFEADKIYYCHTYVYFCDVKDEHVAAQMTDSEIRLEYHLSWATPDEIIKANSAFLDKEWIARDTKIVELIKEMC
- a CDS encoding ORF6N domain-containing protein; amino-acid sequence: MAEEKKEEIAVIEITEEYMKERIYEIRGQRVILDSDLSEIYGYTTKAFNQQVKNNIEKFDEDFMFELTDDEVEDLRSNFLTANLNSKSRYNPHVFTEQGLYMLMTVLKGPLAVKQSKALIRTFKRMKDYILENRDLIGQRELLQLSMETANNRIEISKINSDMISLEKQISDVAEGLKDVVTKSELADMMNSFISDDDEKWLMFNAKFSSADEVYESIYRQAKSSIYVVDNYIGLRTLVHLKNSPTGVNIILFSDNVGNNKLHNIEYTDFRKEYPTVKLSMKKTGGIFHDRFIVLDYGTADERVFLCGASSKDAGARITSIVEDYGIAKYNSVIAGLLKNSALVLPK
- a CDS encoding helix-turn-helix domain-containing protein, giving the protein MEKVITLEKALKRIEELENENAELREELEYYKNRKLSGRQKHNAKWMAIYNDFVAGYESGMTMIEIARRNNVSERTIYRYKAYYDKMRKVEVDE
- the rlmD gene encoding 23S rRNA (uracil(1939)-C(5))-methyltransferase RlmD; this translates as MAGNQGNYRENPTRNEKKYKKANGQPRLKEKSSRAKSDNVCPYAKKCGGCDYQGVEYKEQLKTKQAYMKKLLKPFCFVEPIVGMKNPLYYRHKVHAAFDCTRRGQIVAGAYRKNTHDVVDIESCMIEEQESDEIIRDIKDMLRSFRIKTYDEDTGYGLLRHVLVRKGYATGQIMVVLVLASPILPSKNNFVKALRKKHPNITTVVLNVNDKKTSMVLGDRNITLYGKGFIEDKLCGCTFRISPGSFYQVNPVQTELLYEKAIHEAHLTGKERIIDAYCGTGTIGIIAAKNAGEVIGVELNRDAIRDAVINAKRNDIRNIRFYNDDAGKFMVEMAQKGEKADVVIMDPPRTGSDEAFLSSVVKLSPERVVYVSCGPETLARDLKYLTKHGYTVKRATPYDCFPFTSHIETVCCLTFQGR
- a CDS encoding D-alanyl-D-alanine carboxypeptidase family protein; this translates as MRNNSRKNYRRRRQNTRASQIKLVGIVAVIVVIAIIIVISCFNKTKKDSNKAKDTGTATENVTGVTEQVSETEEAKELFAPKESDATAAIGDELESSYAVVIDEQDGTVVAGKNAHEKMYPASMTKVMTVLVAAEQAEKNAIAAAENENTEIDRQAVIENKLNEVVTITREATDYSYVHDCSTTGFLDGEQVPLRDVFNGTILPSGGESAYQLAVYTAGSMEAFVDMMNQKAAELGIGQTTHFANPVGIYDENNYSTAYDMAVIMQAAMQDDICKTVLSNHTYSTAATPQHPENLNISNLFLRRIEDRMTSGEVIGAKTGFVNQSGNCAVSYEKAASGKTYICVTAGASSGWHCIDNHVYLYNTYGK
- a CDS encoding DMT family transporter, which encodes MNTASKTRHVFILFLADIVWGIAFVAQSKGGDAVGAFSFNGIRFLIGALCLLPVIKILDKKELTVNRPESKKQKKELWIAGSCCGIALFFASNLQQLGISMGAESGKAGFLTATYILMVPILGIFLKRKCGVKIWIGVFIALIGMYFLCMNGTFSLSGSDLLLLAGALCFAIQILVIDHFVSHVDAVRLSCIEFFVTGLGSCIVMIFTDMGPSAGGLAQWAQSLCTWDAWIPILYAGIFSSGVGYTLQIVGQKGLNPAVASVAMSLESVVSVIAGWILLGQMLGGREIFGCVLMFIAIIIAQLPDREYTK